The following are from one region of the Corylus avellana chromosome ca1, CavTom2PMs-1.0 genome:
- the LOC132182129 gene encoding uncharacterized protein LOC132182129 isoform X1, giving the protein MGSTAAAAEKTEEELRREIDELLRQQRQIAERLRDPRGLRRGGFPGAGPRNFASNGARQRGFVRPADRIDAEDQPQAKRRLSSAVVKLEDGEITEDAETAKDVKRQDATRDGMAGAGAVNQSEQEPLNLQQSGWPRRDGSQRAANTDSEGPAMEHVPRVLPKDEDPRLVSRNKRMLGQLLGTLEKFRKEDTQLSVTEAYMRRSNSLQRAEQRAREESERLRQQEREQIAEKRRRDLTLRARVAAKTEEKKLELLFLRWSEHHKKLSNFIRTKAEPPIYFLPNKPLEEDETLFQQRKEQTFLEWKAARREELSEYQKQTQEQYVANVEKDLEKWQNARKTRKANNDLLNLQETMDKELDTHRLEHGPKKRKIPGGNNSEDDEDDVEDINVGEDDMMDDVLDVDDTNRRGAETVRQETGNTSPPADNADQ; this is encoded by the exons ATGGGAAGCACCGCAGCAGCAGCGGAGAAGACAGAGGAGGAGCTCCGTCGAGAGATCGATGAGCTCCTACGCCAACAACGCCAG ATTGCGGAGCGGCTTCGAGATCCTCGGGGACTTCGCAGGGGAGGCTTTCCCGGTGCTGGACCTCGCAATTTCGCCTCCAACGGAGCTCGTCAGCGAGGTTTCGTTCGACCC GCAGATAGGATTGACGCGGAAGATCAACCTCAAGCCAAACGCCGACTATCGTCCGCGGTGGTCAAG CTGGAGGATGGAGAGATCACTGAGGATGCAGAAACAGCAAAGGATGTGAAGAGGCAGGATGCAACGAGGGACGGAATGGCTGGAGCTGGTGCTGTTAATCAGAGCGAACAAGAGCCATTGAATTTGCAGCAGAGTGGATGGCCTAGGAGGGATGGAAGCCAAAGAGCAGCCAATACT GATTCTGAAGGTCCAGCAATGGAGCATGTTCCAAGGGTCTTGCCGAAGGATGAGGACCCAAGATTGGTTAGCAGGAACAAAAGAATGCTGGGGCAGCTTCTGGGCACTTTAGAG AAATTCAGGAAAGAAGATACGCAACTGTCAGTAACGGAGGCGTACATGAGAAGGTCTAATTCTCTACAAAGA GCCGAGCAACGAGCACGTGAAGAAAGTGAGAGGCTGAGGCAACAAGAGCGTGAGCAAATTGCagaaaagaggagaagagaTCTG ACTCTCAGGGCACGCGTTGCTGCCAAGAcagaagaaaagaagttggaatTGCTGTTTCTTCGGTGGAGTGAGCACCATAAAAAACTTAGCAATTTTATAAG AACCAAGGCAGAGCCTCCAATATATTTTTTACCCAACAAACCTTTAGAAGAAGATGAAACCTTGTTTCAGCAGCGTAAAGAACAG ACATTTCTAGAGTGGAAGGCTGCCAGGAGGGAGGAACTGTCTGAATATCAGAAACAGACTCAGGAGCAGTATGTTGCCAATGTTGAAAAGGATTTGGAGAAATGGcaaaatgcaagaaaaacaaggaaagCAAATAATGATCTGTTGAACTTACAGGAAACAATGGACAAAGAATTGGATACCCACAGGCTTGAGCATGGtcccaagaaaagaaagatcccTGGTGGAAACAACAGTGaagatgatgaggatgatgtgGAAGATATCAATGTTGGTGAGGATGACATGATGGATGATGTACTGGATGTTGATGATACCAATAGGAGGGGTGCTGAAACAGTCAGGCAAGAGACAGGTAACACCAGTCCCCCGGCCGATAATGCTGATCAGTAG
- the LOC132182129 gene encoding uncharacterized protein LOC132182129 isoform X2, whose translation MGSTAAAAEKTEEELRREIDELLRQQRQIAERLRDPRGLRRGGFPGAGPRNFASNGARQRGFVRPADRIDAEDQPQAKRRLSSAVVKLEDGEITEDAETAKDVKRQDATRDGMAGAGAVNQSEQEPLNLQQSGWPRRDGSQRAANTDSEGPAMEHVPRVLPKDEDPRLVSRNKRMLGQLLGTLEKFRKEDTQLSVTEAYMRRSNSLQRAEQRAREESERLRQQEREQIAEKRRRDLTLRARVAAKTEEKKLELLFLRWSEHHKKLSNFIRTKAEPPIYFLPNKPLEEDETLFQQRKEQTFLEWKAARREELSEYQKQTQEQKQWTKNWIPTGLSMVPRKERSLVETTVKMMRMMWKISMLVRMT comes from the exons ATGGGAAGCACCGCAGCAGCAGCGGAGAAGACAGAGGAGGAGCTCCGTCGAGAGATCGATGAGCTCCTACGCCAACAACGCCAG ATTGCGGAGCGGCTTCGAGATCCTCGGGGACTTCGCAGGGGAGGCTTTCCCGGTGCTGGACCTCGCAATTTCGCCTCCAACGGAGCTCGTCAGCGAGGTTTCGTTCGACCC GCAGATAGGATTGACGCGGAAGATCAACCTCAAGCCAAACGCCGACTATCGTCCGCGGTGGTCAAG CTGGAGGATGGAGAGATCACTGAGGATGCAGAAACAGCAAAGGATGTGAAGAGGCAGGATGCAACGAGGGACGGAATGGCTGGAGCTGGTGCTGTTAATCAGAGCGAACAAGAGCCATTGAATTTGCAGCAGAGTGGATGGCCTAGGAGGGATGGAAGCCAAAGAGCAGCCAATACT GATTCTGAAGGTCCAGCAATGGAGCATGTTCCAAGGGTCTTGCCGAAGGATGAGGACCCAAGATTGGTTAGCAGGAACAAAAGAATGCTGGGGCAGCTTCTGGGCACTTTAGAG AAATTCAGGAAAGAAGATACGCAACTGTCAGTAACGGAGGCGTACATGAGAAGGTCTAATTCTCTACAAAGA GCCGAGCAACGAGCACGTGAAGAAAGTGAGAGGCTGAGGCAACAAGAGCGTGAGCAAATTGCagaaaagaggagaagagaTCTG ACTCTCAGGGCACGCGTTGCTGCCAAGAcagaagaaaagaagttggaatTGCTGTTTCTTCGGTGGAGTGAGCACCATAAAAAACTTAGCAATTTTATAAG AACCAAGGCAGAGCCTCCAATATATTTTTTACCCAACAAACCTTTAGAAGAAGATGAAACCTTGTTTCAGCAGCGTAAAGAACAG ACATTTCTAGAGTGGAAGGCTGCCAGGAGGGAGGAACTGTCTGAATATCAGAAACAGACTCAGGAGCA GAAACAATGGACAAAGAATTGGATACCCACAGGCTTGAGCATGGtcccaagaaaagaaagatcccTGGTGGAAACAACAGTGaagatgatgaggatgatgtgGAAGATATCAATGTTGGTGAGGATGACATGA